Part of the Tolypothrix sp. PCC 7910 genome, CCAATGACAAATGACTAATAACAAATGACAGCCCTGAATAGTTATCTTTAATTTCGCCGACCTACTTATAACTTTCTGTTTTCATAGTTTTGTTTTAGCCATTTTTGGTAATCACCTGAGCGAACTTGGTTTACCCAATCAGAGTTATTGAGATACCATTTAACTGTTTTTAATAAACCACTGTCAAAGTTTTCTTGAGGTTGCCAACCTAAATCACGGCTGATTTTACTACAATCAATTGCATATCTCCTGTCATGTCCAGGACGGTCTTTAACAAACGTAATTAAAGAAGAATAATGAAAGTTCGATTTGGGTGCCAACTCATCCAAAATTGCACAAATTTTTTCTACAACTGTTAAATTAACTTGTTCATTTAAACCACCAATATTATAAGTTTCACCAACTTTACCTTGTTGTAACACAAGATAAATGGCCTCACAGTGGTCTATCACATAAAGCCAATCACGAACATTTTGACCATCTCCATATATAGGTAGTGCTTTATTATCTAAAGCATTGAGGATAGTTAAAGGAATCAGCTTTTCTGGAAACTGACGCGGCCCGTAATTATTTGAGCAATTAGTTGTTAAACTTGGTAGTCCGTAAGTGTGATAGTAGGCTCTCACAAAATGGTCAGATGCAGCTTTTGATGCTGCATAGGGACTATTAGGCGCATAGGGAGTATCTTCTCTAAAAGCGGCATCTTGAGGTTGGAGAGAGCCGTAAACTTCATCTGTAGACACGTGCAAAAAGCGAAATTGCTGTTGTTTTAAGGATGAAAGTTTTTGCCAGTACAATCTACTTGCTTCTAATAATTGAAATGTCCCGACTACATTAGTTTGGATAAAGTCATGAGGACTAAGTATTGAGCGATCAACATGGCTTTCTGCTGCAAAATTGATAATTGCATCTGGTTGATATTGTTCTAAAATGTAACTCACTAACTCGACATTACCAATATCCCCTTGAATAAAATGATAGTTAGTATCGCTTTCTATTTCGGCTAAAGTTTGAAGGTTACTAGCGTAAGTTAATTTATCTAAATTAATTACATTAGCCCATTGTTCCTTGATGGCTTGGAGAATAAAATTCGCTCCAATAAATCCGGCTCCTCCGGTGACTAATAAAGTAGGCATAATTGTAGAAAATCTTTATGTCATCAATATTGTAATAATTCGCATCAGAAGACGCGTAGGTTGAGTACTAAGTGCTGAGTCCTGAGTTAGCAGTGGGAAACCGCAGTCAGTCAAAGGAAATCAGCAGTTTAAAAGTTTATATTGCACAATCTTTTAACTGATAACTCAGGACTTTGCACTCAGCACTATCTATGTGATTTGCAGTTTATCTCTGGATCACAAAGCTTGTAAAATCTCTTCATCTACTGAAAAATCAATTTCCGCTTTGTCTCTTCCAGATGCTAAATAATCATTTTCCAATGAGTCATTTAACCCAGAAATCAAATCGTATTCAGGTTTCCAACCTAATTCGTTCTGAGCCTTATTTACCGAGGCAAAAAAATGTTGTCCCCGCATAGGAAAAGCCTTGCGCTTACCAAAATCAAACTTTTTCGGGTCGTAATGGACAATTTTGACTGCATCAGGTGATTTACCAGCCGCTTGTGCACAAGCACGGGCTAAACCATCAAAAGTGACAAAGCGATCGCCTGATACATTGTAAATTTGCCCCACGGCCTGTTGATTACCCACAACTTGAGTCATTGCCATTGCTAAATCTTTTACGTGTCCTAGCTGGGTAATATACAAGCCATTTCCCGGAATGGGAATAGGGCGATCGCGGACAATTCTATCAAAAAACCAGCTTTCCAAATCGTTATAGTTACGCGGCCCATAAATATAGGTAGGGCGAATCGAGGTAAAGGGTATTCCCAATTGAGCTAAATACGCTTCTGTTTCATGCTTACCCCGATGACGGCTTTTGGGATCTACAGCATCACCTTCAACATGAGGCATTTGGTCAGATTTGAGATATACTCCAGCAGAACTCATATACACAAAATGTTGTACACGGCCTTGAAAAATTTCTGCCAATGGTTGAGTATCAGCAAGTTCCCGCCCATTATTGTCAAAAATGACATCAAAATTTTCCTGTGATAACTTCGCCTTTAACTGCGTAGCGTCTGTGCGATCGCCTATAATTTGTCCTACTCCCTGTAAAGACGGTGCAGGACGATTACCACGATTGAACAGCACCACCTCATGTCCTTGTTCTACTAGCAGCTGGGTGAGATAAACACCAATGAACCGAGTACCACCTATCATCAAAATTCGCATGAATTCCCCTCTTAGCTCTTTTGGTAATGCAGGGGCTAGCTAGGGGCTAGAGGCTAGAACTTAGGGGCTAAAGCTTAGGGCTAGAGGCTAGTATCAAACTCATCTTTAATCTGTTAGTCTCCAGTACCCAATCCCCAGCCCCCAATCCCTAGTCCCCAGTCCCCACTCCCTAGCCCCTATTTGAGGTTATCAGGTTACAGCATCGCTCTGGAACCTGCTTTTGGAGAATCACGTCTTCAACCTCATCTGGATCGCTTTCTCTTCCTTCATGTCAAGGGAAAACCTTTTAGTTAATCTGACAATTTACCCTCAGTATTTTCCACTTATTCACGTTAGCTGTGCCATTAAAATATGCTCTGATTCATGAATGGCTGACACCTAAAGCCACTGGCGGTTCAGAATTAGTTGTAAAAGAAATTCTGGAGCATATAAATGCTGATTTATATGCCTTAATCAACTTTGAATCTACAAATCCTGAAAGTTATTTATATCAACGTCAGATTGGTACAACTTTTCTACAAAAATTTCCCTATGCCCGCAATGGTGTACAAAAATACCTACCTTTGTTACCTTTGGCTATTGAACAATTAGATTTGCGGCAGTATGACGTAATTCTATCTTCATCTCACGCTGTAGCAAAAGGAGTCATCACTGCTCCTGACCAATTACATATTTGTTATTGCCACAG contains:
- the rfbB gene encoding dTDP-glucose 4,6-dehydratase; this encodes MPTLLVTGGAGFIGANFILQAIKEQWANVINLDKLTYASNLQTLAEIESDTNYHFIQGDIGNVELVSYILEQYQPDAIINFAAESHVDRSILSPHDFIQTNVVGTFQLLEASRLYWQKLSSLKQQQFRFLHVSTDEVYGSLQPQDAAFREDTPYAPNSPYAASKAASDHFVRAYYHTYGLPSLTTNCSNNYGPRQFPEKLIPLTILNALDNKALPIYGDGQNVRDWLYVIDHCEAIYLVLQQGKVGETYNIGGLNEQVNLTVVEKICAILDELAPKSNFHYSSLITFVKDRPGHDRRYAIDCSKISRDLGWQPQENFDSGLLKTVKWYLNNSDWVNQVRSGDYQKWLKQNYENRKL
- a CDS encoding NAD-dependent epimerase/dehydratase family protein — protein: MRILMIGGTRFIGVYLTQLLVEQGHEVVLFNRGNRPAPSLQGVGQIIGDRTDATQLKAKLSQENFDVIFDNNGRELADTQPLAEIFQGRVQHFVYMSSAGVYLKSDQMPHVEGDAVDPKSRHRGKHETEAYLAQLGIPFTSIRPTYIYGPRNYNDLESWFFDRIVRDRPIPIPGNGLYITQLGHVKDLAMAMTQVVGNQQAVGQIYNVSGDRFVTFDGLARACAQAAGKSPDAVKIVHYDPKKFDFGKRKAFPMRGQHFFASVNKAQNELGWKPEYDLISGLNDSLENDYLASGRDKAEIDFSVDEEILQAL